The following coding sequences lie in one Drosophila bipectinata strain 14024-0381.07 chromosome XR, DbipHiC1v2, whole genome shotgun sequence genomic window:
- the LOC108133996 gene encoding angiopoietin-4-like, translating into MIFPVALISAIFLISASLGSEESCYLSEEEEDQCASVCYPIVKPLLRYFEKTNEKDAQLLRCKTDYSELQKRHSDLQSKDLKQYAQISKCQQDYSDLVKSNLEVLSQLKDSEVKYALLHSKQQEVDNLINQKNTEIELLKNQIRNLKKTSELATLTNQFSEDIDKLRKILTIRGSVENNPTNSEVETGEVPTTPQPHINNQTPKTQPIDFPDPCPRDQKKTNVLREMQLPGLDPFKVVCYSNLNVGSGWLFVYRKWANSNKLNGTYKDYESGFGHVGTDNDDEWFIGLNRLHHLTSGKPHEVHLYTSIDRKRCSNFVVGDRSEGYRVKDIGNCFGHDSRILKQGSKFSTFDRDEDGVPDRNLAKEGGYGWWFDSSTRDMRTSKETNLKTTIFIFNPD; encoded by the exons atgaTTTTCCCCGTGGCCCTTATTTCTGCCATTTTCTTAATTTCCGCCTCCCTGGGATCGGAAGAA TCATGCTACCTCTCCGAAGAGGAGGAAGATCAATGTGCATCGGTTTGTTATCCAATCGTGAAACCTCTACTACGCTATTTTgagaaaacaaatgaaaaggATGCCCAGCTCCTAAGATGCAAGACAGACTATTCGGAACTTCAAAAACGACATTCAGACTTGCAGAGCAAGGATCTTAAACAATATGCCCAGATATCCAAATGCCAACAGGACTATTCAGACTTAGTGAAATCGAATTTGGAAGTGCTGAGTCAACTTAAAGATAGTGAAGTGAAATATGCGCTGTTGCATTCGAAGCAGCAGGAAGTTGACAATCTAATAAATCAGAAAAATACGGAAATCGAGCTactaaaaaatcaaattaggAACCTAAAGAAAACAAGTGAACTTGCTACTTTGACCAATCAGTTCAGCGAAGACATCGATAAGTTGAGAAAAATACTAACGATTCGAGGATCGGTTGAAAATAATCCAACAAATTCGGAAGTAGAAACTGGGGAGGTCCCAACAACTCCACAGCCTCATATTAATAATCAGACACCGAAAACTCAACCCATAG attttccaGACCCTTGTCCAcgagaccaaaaaaaaaccaatgtCCTCCGCGAAATGCAACTACCAGGCTTAGACCCGTTTAAAGTGGTTTGTTATTCAAATTTGAATGTTGGATCTGGGTGGTTGTTTGTTTATAGAAAATGGGCTAATTCAAACAAATTGAATGGCACGTATAAGGATTATGAAAGTGGATTTGGCCATGTCGGAACTGATAATGACGATGAGTGGTTTATTGGACTCAATCGATTGCACCATCTGACCAGTGGAAAGCCTCATGAAGTGCATTTATACACCAGTATAGACAGAAAAAGATGCTCCAACTTTGTTGTGGGCGATAGAAGCGAAGGGTACAGGGTGAAAGATATTGGCAATTGTTTTGGACACGACTCGAGGATTCTTAAGCAGGGTTCCAAATTTTCGACCTTCGATCGAGACGAGGATGGAGTTCCTGATCGTAATTTGGCGAAGGAAGGGGGCTATGGCTGGTGGTTCGATTCTAGTACGAGGGATATGAG GACATCTAAGGAGACCAACTTGAAGACAACGATATTCATCTTCAATCCCGACTAG
- the LOC108133636 gene encoding serine protease SP24D-like produces MARIGVLATRCCLLVLVLALSLATVQSAPGNGYGRVVGGEDATKAQFPHQISLRNANSHSCGGSILSKNYILTAAHCVTSEQEDGSFVAIAADRFTIRAGSNDRFSGGVLVNVAEVIFHEGYMNLRNDVAVLRLETPLIFSTSIQPISLPSAQTPDDADIIISGWGRIKAGGDLPRYLQFNTLKSISLEKCDELIGWGLEMELCLIHEADNGVCHGDSGGPAIYNNEVVGIAGFVWGTCGTTYPDGYSRVWYHKEWIIQHTDL; encoded by the coding sequence ATGGCACGAATTGGTGTTTTGGCGACGAGGTGCTGCTTGCTGGTGCTAGTGCTGGCACTTTCACTGGCCACGGTACAGTCGGCACCCGGTAACGGCTATGGACGGGTGGTTGGCGGTGAAGATGCCACCAAGGCCCAGTTTCCGCATCAGATCTCCCTGCGGAATGCCAACTCTCATAGCTGTGGCGGTTCGATTCTCTCCAAGAACTACATCCTGACGGCCGCCCATTGTGTGACCAGCGAGCAGGAGGACGGTTCCTTCGTGGCCATCGCCGCCGATCGCTTCACCATCCGTGCCGGCTCCAATGATCGATTCAGTGGCGGTGTCCTGGTCAACGTGGCCGAGGTCATCTTCCATGAGGGCTACATGAACCTTCGCAACGATGTGGCCGTCCTCAGGCTAGAGACGCCCCTGATCTTCTCCACCAGCATTCAGCCCATTTCCCTGCCCTCGGCCCAGACTCCGGATGACGCCGACATCATCATTTCCGGCTGGGGTCGGATCAAGGCTGGCGGTGATCTGCCCCGGTACTTGCAGTTCAACACTTTGAAGTCCATTTCCCTGGAAAAGTGCGACGAACTGATCGGTTGGGGTCTCGAAATGGAACTCTGTCTCATCCACGAGGCGGACAACGGTGTCTGTCATGGCGATTCGGGCGGACCGGCCATCTACAACAACGAGGTGGTCGGTATTGCCGGCTTTGTGTGGGGCACCTGCGGAACCACCTACCCGGACGGCTATTCCAGGGTGTGGTACCACAAGGAATGGATTATCCAGCACACCGACCTCTAA
- the LOC108133634 gene encoding serine protease SP24D-like, translating to MLRVGRYLVGTWLLIVLALLSSSVQSAPANGVGRIVGGEDATKGQFPHQISLRNGGSHSCGGSILSKNFILTAAHCVTNENANGEHIPVDVDRLSIRAGSNDRFSGGQLIQVAEIIVHESYGDFLNDIALLKLESPLIFSSNIQPIAIATQNTPADADIIISGWGRLKHMGDLPRYLQYNTLKSISPERCEELIEFGFEGELCLIHEVDNGACNGDSGGPAIYNNEVVGIAGFVVGGCGSSYPDGYARVYYFRDWIKQHSDI from the coding sequence ATGTTGCGTGTTGGTCGCTACTTGGTGGGCACTTGGCTGCTAATCGTATTGGCACTATTGTCGTCGTCGGTACAGTCGGCCCCCGCTAACGGTGTCGGACGGATTGTGGGCGGCGAGGATGCCACCAAGGGTCAGTTTCCGCATCAGATTTCGCTGAGGAATGGCGGTTCTCACAGCTGTGGCGGTTCGATTCTCTCCAAGAACTTCATCCTGACGGCCGCCCATTGTGTCACGAACGAGAACGCGAATGGAGAGCATATACCCGTGGATGTCGACCGGCTGTCCATTCGGGCGGGCTCCAACGATCGGTTCAGTGGCGGCCAGCTCATCCAAGTGGCGGAGATCATCGTTCACGAGAGCTACGGTGACTTTCTCAACGACATTGCCCTGCTGAAGCTGGAGAGCCCCCTGATCTTCTCCAGCAACATCCAGCCCATAGCCATAGCCACCCAGAATACGCCGGCGGACGCGGACATTATCATTTCCGGATGGGGAAGGCTCAAGCACATGGGCGACTTGCCTCGGTATCTGCAGTACAATACCCTCAAGTCGATTTCGCCGGAACGGTGCGAGGAGCTGATCGAATTTGGATTCGAGGGCGAACTCTGTCTCATTCATGAGGTGGACAATGGAGCCTGCAACGGCGACTCCGGCGGACCGGCCATCTACAATAACGAGGTGGTGGGCATTGCCGGATTTGTGGTAGGAGGATGCGGTTCCTCATATCCCGATGGCTATGCCAGGGTCTACTACTTCAGGGATTGGATCAAGCAGCACTCGGATATCTGA
- the LOC108133637 gene encoding angiopoietin-related protein 4-like: protein MIFPVALISAIFLISASLGSEESCYLSEEEEDQCASVCYPIVKPLLRYFEKTNEKDAQLLRCKTDYSELQKRHSDLQSKDLKQYAQISKCQQDYSDLVKSNLEVLSQLKDSEVKYVQLHSKQQEVENLINQKNKDIDLLKDQIRELKEKSELATLTNQFREDIAKLGNIVKIGGIHENNPTKSEVETGEVPTTPLPNINIETTPKTETIDFPDPCPRDQEKMKVLREIKLPGLDPFKVVCYSASNIGSGWLTVYRKWANSNKLNGTYKDYESGFGHFGTDNDDEWFIGLNRLHHLTSGKRNEVLLWSNGIGKRCNNLIVGDRSEGYKVKLIDDCTGNVWMSPKQGSQFSTFDQDEDGDPDRNLAKEGGYGWWFDPRMRCVF from the exons atgaTTTTCCCCGTGGCCCTTATTTCTGCCATTTTCTTAATTTCCGCCTCCCTGGGATCGGAAGAA TCATGCTACCTCTCCGAAGAGGAGGAAGATCAATGTGCATCGGTTTGTTATCCAATCGTGAAACCTCTACTACGCTATTTTgagaaaacaaatgaaaaggATGCCCAGCTCCTAAGATGCAAGACAGACTATTCGGAACTTCAAAAACGACATTCAGACTTGCAGAGCAAGGATCTAAAACAATATGCCCAGATATCCAAATGCCAACAGGACTATTCAGACTTAGTGAAATCGAATTTGGAAGTGCTGAGTCAACTTAAAGATAGTGAAGTCAAATATGTGCAGTTGCATTCGAAGCAGCAGGAAGTTGAAAATCTAATAAATCAGAAAAACAAGGATATCGACCTCCTAAAAGATCAAATTAGGgaactaaaagaaaaaagtgaaCTTGCAACGTTGACTAATCAGTTCCGCGAAGACATTGCCAAGTTGGGAAATATAGTAAAGATTGGAGGAATTCATGAAAATAATCCAACAAAATCGGAAGTAGAAACTGGGGAGGTCCCAACAACTCCACTGCCTAATATTAATATTGAGACGACGCCCAAAACAGAAACCATAG ATTTTCCAGACCCTTGTCCACGAGATcaagaaaaaatgaaagtcCTCCGCGAAATCAAACTACCAGGCTTAGACCCGTTTAAAGTGGTTTGTTATTCAGCTTCGAATATTGGATCTGGATGGTTGACTGTTTATAGAAAATGGGCTAATTCAAACAAATTGAATGGCACGTATAAGGATTATGAAAGTGGATTCGGCCATTTCGGAACTGATAATGACGATGAGTGGTTTATTGGACTCAATCGATTGCACCATCTGACCAGTGGAAAGCGTAATGAAGTACTTTTATGGTCCAATGGCATAGGAAAAAGATGCAACAACTTAATTGTGGGCGATAGAAGCGAAGGGTACAAGGTGAAACTTATTGACGATTGTACTGGAAATGTGTGGATGAGCCCTAAGCAGGGCTCTCAATTTTCCACCTTCGATCAAGATGAGGATGGAGATCCTGATCGTAATTTGGCGAAGGAAGGGGGCTATGGCTGGTGGTTTGATCCCAGAATGAGGTGTGTATTctaa